The following DNA comes from Nocardioides panzhihuensis.
TGTCGCGGGTGTTCCAATACGTGTCGCGTGGTCCTTCGACGTTGTCGGGAAGGATCGCCCGGCAGCTCTCTGCGATCTCCTCGATCTGGCTCATCACGCAGGAGAAGCTGACACTCGTCACCGGCGGCGCTGTCGGCTCGGTGAGCTCGGGCCCGGCGGGGACGAGCAGGACGTCCTGGAACATCCAGCGGCGCAGGTGCACCACCTGTCCAGGGACGCTGAACAGCTCGATGAACCCGAGCCCACGAATCCAGAAGTCCGTCGAGGCCGCCAGGTCGGTGCACGGCACCGTCAGGAACTGAGGCATCCCGTAGATCCCGCGAAACGGGTCTGGGGCCACCGCGTCGCGTCCCGGCTTCGGCACGGGGCTGACCTCGAATGCGTCGTAGTAGTCGCTCATGGGAGGAATCGTTCAGCCTCACGCCGCGTGAGGGTCAAGCCGACCGGCGATCAGGCGATGAGTCTCGCGACCAGGTCGCCCGGCCGGCGTACGCCCTGATCCTGCCTTGTCGACGTGCGCTCGACGACGAAACCGTGCTCGGCGAGCAGGTCTTCGAGCGCTTTTGCCGACCAGTAGTAGGCGGTGTGCACGGCGTGGTCGAACGCCTCGCCAGGCTCGCCGTCGAAGTAGCCGATCAGCGCCGACCCGCCGGGGGAGAGGACGCGGGCGAACTCGCTCAGGATGGCGGGGAGTTCGGCGGGAGGGGTGTGGATGATCGAGTACCACGCCAGGATGCCGCCGACCGACCGGTCCTCCAGCGGGATCGCGGCGAGGTCGGCCTGTTGGAAGGCGATGGCCCCGAAGCGCTCTTGTGCTGATGTGACGAACTCGGCGGAGGCATCCAGGCCGACTACTTCGCGTACGCCTTGGGTGGTGAGCTCTTGGCTCCAGTGGCCGGGGCCGCAGCCGGCGTCCAGGAGGCGGCCGGTCGTGGTGTCACGCCAGGTGGTGATCGTGTCGCGATCTTGTTCGGCGAGCTTGTCGATTGTTCCGAAGAGGTCGATGTATTCAGCTGCTCGGCTGTTGTAGGCGGCGGCGATGTTGTTGGTGGGCATCGGGGTGAGGGTAATGGGTTTTTCGCTCGCTGGCCGCCTTCGTATGGGAGGGGTGGATGTGTGTCCGTTTGGTCTCGTGTCTGGTTCCAGCACGGGTGGGGCCAATACGTTGTCTGGGTTGGGAGATTTAGAAGCAGGGTGTCTGGGCGGGTGCCATTTACCTGTCTTGCGGGCTTCCAGCAGCGGTTCGAGTTTGGGTTGGGATACCTGTCCCTGATCGGGTTCTCGACCTTTTTTCTTCCAGGTTTCGCGTGCTTCCGATCACATAATATGTTATGGTGGGGGTAGGCGTGAACGTGAAGGCCGACCACCTCGACAGAGGCGTGCCTCTCCGCCCGGGAGACAACGGGTGCGGGGTATTCCAGGGGATCCAGGGGCGTGAGCGCTGAGCTGCGAGGGTAAGTAATAGCCCGTGTTTGACGGGCCTCCGGGACCAGCGAACCAAAGCCGGATCTGCGTGTGCAGATCCTTTGAGTTCGTACGTCGGGAGGTGATCGTGATGACCGCACTGCAACAGCCGCAGCATCCTGTGCTGGAGGCCGTGGTCGCGATCACCGCCTCCCTGGACCAGGTCGCCGATGCGAATCCGTCGTTCATGGCGACCGATCAGAAGGCCGCCACTCTGATCGAGATCGCCCGGGCCAAAGCCCAGTTGGCGGAGCTCGAGCTGCGGGTGATGGCGACTGTTGATGATGTGGCGGCGGACAGCGCGGCTCGTGATGTGGCCGCGTGGCTGCATCACCACACCCACCAACGCCCCGAGGCCCTGCGAGCCGACCTACGGCTCGCGGCCGCACTGGACCGGACCTATGGCCGGGTCGCGGCCGCGATGCGCGCCGGGGACTGCAACCTCTCCCAAGCAGAGGTGATCGTCGCGGCGCTCGACGAACTGCCTGCCGGCCTTGACCCCGAGGTCAAGGACCGGGCCGAAGAGGCCCTGGTCGGGTACGCGACCCAGTTCGACCCCACCCGACTCCGCCGCCTCGGACGCCGCATCCTCGACCTCATCGCCCCCGAGATCGCCGAGGCCGAAGAAGCCAAACGCCTCGCGGCCGAGGAAGCCCACGCCCGCAAGAAGACCCGCCTAGCCATGCGCCGGCTCGGGGACGGAACCACCCGCATCTCCGCGGTCATCCCGGATGCAGTTGCGGACCGGCTGGCCACCAATCTGGAGGCCTTCGCCTCGCCGCGGCGCGATGACGGCACCCGCACCGACACAGGCGAATACCTGCCCTATGGCCGCAGGCTCGGACGAGCGTTCTGCCAGATGCTCGAGACCTTGGACCCGGCAAGGCTGCCCATCCATGGCGGGGACGCGACCACGGTGATCGTGACCATCGACCTCGACCAGCTCCGCACCGACGCCGGCATCGGCCAGATCGTGGGCGGCAGCCCGATCACCGCAGCCGAAGCCCGCCGCCTGGCCTGCACCGCGAACATCATCCCCGCCGTGCTCGGCGGTGCCTCCGAGGTTCTCGACCTCGGCCGCAAGGAACGCTTCTTCACCGCAGCTCAACGCCGAGCTCTCCTGCTCAGGTCTGCGACCTGTGAGGCCGAGGGCTGCGATATCCCCGGCACCTGGGCCGAAGCCCACCACTGGCTCGCCTGGGCACAAGGAGGCCAAACAGATCTCGAGAATGCCGCCCTGCTCTGTTCCCATCACCACCACCGCGCACATGACGCGGCGTACGTTCACGAACGCCTGCCCAACGGCGACATCCGCTTCGCCAGACGCAGATAGGCCCACCGATCGCGCCGAGGCGCAGAGTGGTTGCGTCTGTCTCGTGCCCGCTTCGTGGAAGCGGGTAGTGCTGGCATGCCGAACCGCCTAGAATTTGCGCATGCATGCAAATACGCAACCTCCGGTCTGGGGAGACGATGTCGTCACCCTCGCTGTCGAGGTGCTGAGGATGCTGGCTGATCCCACTCGCCTTCAGGTGGCGGGGCTGTTGCTGGACGAGGAGCGGTCGGTCTCGGAGCTTGCCGGCATCTTGGACAAGCCGGTGCCGGGGGTCTCGCAGCATCTGGCGAAGATGCGGATGGCGCGTCTGGTGACGACCCGCAAGGAGGGGACCTCGGTGCTCTATCGGGTCGAGAACGGACATGTGCGCCAGCTGGTCCTCGACACGATCGGTCACGTCGAGCATCTCTTGGACCAGGTCCCGGCGCATCATCGGTCCGCCGAGGAGCCGGCATGACCCATACGCTGCACGATCACTCACGCGACCATGCCCACGGCCACAGCCACGACCATCACCGCCACGACCATGCGCACATAGGCCGGTGGGCCAGGGTCCGGCATGCGGTCTCGGACGTGTTCGGGACGCACTCCCATGATGCGGCGGACCAGGTCGACGAAGCGCTCGAGGCCGACGTGCGTGGCCGGCGGGCGTTGTGGATCAGCCTTGGTGTCCTCGCCCTGACGGCCGCAGTCCAGGCGGTCGTCGTGGCTCTGACCGGGTCGGTGGCTCTGCTGGGCGACACGCTCCACAATGTCGCGGACGCGCTGACGGCGGTGCCGTTGCTCGTGGCGTTCTGGCTTGCCCGGCGTCCGGCGAACGACCGCTTCACCTATGGGTACGGTCGGGCCGAGGATCTCGCCGGTCTCTTCGTCGTCGCCATGATCGCGCTGTCCAGCATCTTGGCCGGCTGGGAGGCCATCGACCGGCTCTTCCATCCGCGCGAGGTCGAGCACGCCTGGGCGGTCGCCGCGGCCGGCGTGGTCGGGTTCTGTGGCAACGAGCTCGTCGCGCGCTACCGGATCCGGGTGGGGCGACAGATCGGCTCGGCGGCCCTGGTCGCGGACGGGCTCCACGCTCGTACGGACGGTTTCACCTCGCTGGCCGTCGTCTTGGGCGCTGTCGGGGTCGCGGCCGGGCTGCCTTGGGCCGACCCGCTGGTCGGGCTGCTGATCGCGGTCGCGATCCTCGGTGTGCTGCGCTCCGCGCTCAAGCAGGTCGGCGCGCGGTTGATGGACGCGGTCACCCCCGAGGACGTACGCAGGGCGAGGGCGGCGGTGAGCACCGTGGAAGGCGTCCTCGAGGTCCGCAGCCTGAGGCTGCGCTGGATCGGGCACACCCTCCATGCCGACGGCGACATCGTCGTGCCCTCGGACCTCCGTGTCTCCGCGGGTCATGACATCGCCCATCATGCCGAGGAGCACCTTCTGGAGGCGCTGCCCCGGCTCACCAGCGTCGTCCTGCACGTCAGCCCCGAAGGAACGCACTGACGGCTGCCTCTAGGCTCTGGCCTGATGAACATCTTCGAATTCGACGGTAAGAGTCCGCAGATCCACCCCGACGCCTGGGTGGCGCCGACGGCGACGTTGATCGGTGACGTACGCCTCGGGCCGGAGGCCAGCGTCTGGTACGGCGCCGTGCTGCGCGCCGACATCGGGCCGATCATCATCGGCGAGGGCTCCAACGTGCAGGACAACTCGGTGCTGCACGTACGTCCCGGCTCCTCCCTCGAGCTCGGGCCGCACAGCACGATCGCGCATGGTTGCGTGGTGCATGGGGACCGGATCGGGGCCGGGTCGCTGATCGGCAACGGGGCGGTCGTCTCCGACGGCGTGGTCATCGGCGACGGCTGCCTGATCGCCGCCGGCGCGATGGTGGTCGAGGGGACCGAGGTGCCCGACCACAGCCTGGTGATGGGTGTGCCGGCCAAGGTGCGCGGCACCATCGAGCCCGGCACCAACCCCGCGGCGATCCTGGAGCTCAACGCGCCGGGCTACGTGGCCCTCATGAAAGAGCACAGTATGAAGCTGCACCGCGCAACCGTACGCCCGATTCAACCCTGACCCTGAAGTTGAGGTTGAGGGTTGTCGAGGTTGAGGGTTACGCCGCGCCGCAGGCCACGCAGTGGAGCGAGCCGACCCGACGGTCGGCCTCGCAGGCCGAGCACGGGGCGATGGTCTCGCGGCCGCAGCCCTCGCAGTGCTTGCCGCGGACCGGGTAGCCGCAGTAGGGGCAGTCGCCCTTGCGTACGCGCATAGCGGGGATCCGCTTGGCGAGGAGTCGCTGGACGGCGACGAAGACACCGACGGTCGCCACCGCGCCGAACAGCGACAGGATGAGCGGGCCGAAGTCGGCGTACTCGAAGGTGTAGTGGAAGGCGAAGACCAAGGCCATGATCACCCCGGTCGCGGCGAGCGCGAAGCCGAGCGGGAGGAACCGGGAGCCGCTGCGGCGCAGCCGGTAGAGGACCCAGAAGCCGACCAGGCAGAGCAGGATGATGAAGCCGAGGCGGATCCCGATCTGGATCGCCTCGTGGCCGGGGATCTCGCACGGCATCACGCCGTCGTTGCACTTGTCCCACTCCATGTGGCGCGGCCACCAGCCGGCGACCTTGATGTAGAACCACACGGTGCCGACGAGCAGGAAGGCGGTCAGGGCGACCGCCAGGAACCGCTCGGTGCGGGTCGACTCGACCTCGTCGGCGGCGATCGGGGTCTTCATGGCGTGCTCCTGTGGGCTCTGGTGCGGGGGTGGAAGCCGACCTCGAGGCGGCAGTCGAGAGCGGCGGCCACCCGGAGGAGGGTGTCGATCTTGGGCGGACGGGACCCGGACTCCAGCCGCGCGATCGCCGACTGGGTCGTGCCGCAGAGCTCGGCGAGCTCGCGCTGGGACAGGCCCCGCGCGACCCGGTGCTCGGTGACCTGGGCGGCGATCCCGACGTAGAACGCGGTGTCCTCGTCGTCGGTGCTCATGATATCGAAGCTATCGCAGTTCTGCTATGGCTGTGCATAGCAGGCCTGCTATGGATTCGGTGAGACGATTCGGGAGCGGGGCAGCGTACGGCCTAGGCTTGACGCTTGTGAAGACGTTCGACGAGCTCTGGGCCGAGCTGAGCGAGAAGGCCCGGACCCGACCTGAAGGATCCGGCACCGTGGCGCAGCTCGACGCCGGGGTCCATGCGATCGGGAAGAAGCTGGTCGAGGAGGCCGCCGAGTCCTGGATGGCGGCCGAGTACGAGGGCAAGGAAGCAACCGCGGAGGAGATCTCCCAGCTGCTCTACCACGCCCAGGTGCTCATGCTCGCCAGCGGAATCTCGATCGACGACGTCTACTCACACCTCTGAGGAACTCCATGAACTCCGAAAGCCCCAGTCCGCAGGAAGCGACCCGCCCGCTGCGGATCGCGGTGCCCAACAAGGGCTCGCTGTCCACCTCCGCCTCCGAGCTGCTGCGCGAGGCGGGCTATCGCCAGCGCGACGACAGCAAGCGTCTGACCCTCATCGACGACGAGAACGGCGTCGAGTTCTTCTACCTGCGTCCGCGCGACATCGCGCTCTACGTCGGCGAGGGCACCCTCGACATCGGCATCACCGGCCGTGACCTGCTCCTGGACTCCGGCGCCAAGGCCGACGAGGTCATCGGGCTCGGCTTCGGCCGGTCCCGGTTCCACTTCGCCGGCCGCGCCGGCGCCTTCACCTCGGTCGAGGAGCTCCGCGGCAAGCGGATCGCGACCTCGTACGTCGGGGTCGTCTCCGACTTCCTCGAGCGCGAGGGGATCGATGCCAGCGTGACCCGCCTCGACGGCGCCGTGGAGACCTCCATCCAGCTCGGCGTCGCCGACGCCATCGCCGACGTGGTCGAGACCGGCTCGACGATGCGGCAGGCCGGCCTGGAGATCTTCGGCGAGCCGATCATGCGCTCCGAGGCCGTGGTGATCACCCGGTCGGGCGCGCAGCTGCCGGCGGAGTACGAGACGTTCAAGCGCCGTCTGGACGGCGTCCTGATCGCGCGCAGCTACGTGATGATGGACTACGACATCCGTGCCGAGTTCCTCGCCGAGGCCTCCGCGATGACCCCCGGTCTCGAGGGACCGACGGTCAGCCCGCTGCACCGCGAGGGGTGGGTCGCCGTCCGCGCGATGGTGCCGCGGGCGGGGTCGCAGAAGCTGATGGACGACCTCTACGCCGTGGGTGCCCGAGCCATTCTGCTGACGGAGATCAATGCCTGCCGGATCTGACCCTGCCGAGCCTGACCCTGACCGGACGGCCCTGCCGGTGACACTTCCGCACACCTGGCGTCCGCTCGGTGTCCGCGTGATGGCCTGGTTCCTCGTCGCCGCGCTCGGAGTGATGTGCACGCTGGTCTGGGTCGGCTTCACGCCCGAGATCAAGGCCCAGGTCACCATGTTCGAGCGACTGACCTTCGGGGCTGTGGGGCTCGGGATCGTCGTCTGTGTGCACGCGCTGACCCGGTCGCGAGTGGTCGCCCATGAGGGCGGCCTCACCGTCGTCAACGGCTACAAGCGTCGTGATCTGGAGTGGGCCGAGATCCTCGCGATCAACTTCCCCCGAGGTGCGCCGTGGCCCAACATCGATCTGGCCTCCGGTCACAACATCTCCGTCCACGGGATCCAGGCCTCCGACGGCGGCTCGTCGAAGAAAGCCGTGCGTACACTGCGGACGCTGGTCGACGAGCTCTCCTGATCGGCGGAGATGACCGGTCGGCGAACCGCGCACGACGCTTCACCCAATCCTGACCAGAACGGCTGACCTGCGGCGACGGCTGGCCTAGCGTGCTTTCCGTGACCTCTACGTCGTGGACTCGCCTCGCTGCTCCTGGCCTCACCCTGGGCGCCGTCATCGCACTCGCAACGCTGGCTCCGGCCGAGGCCGCGCCGGTGCACCCCGTCGGCACCTGGGGTGCCTCGGCCGACATGGTGGGCGGTGCGGTCGGCACCGTCGGTCTGGTGGACCGGTCGGTGCGCAACCTGGTGCACAACTCGCTGGGTGGCTCCGGCGTACGCATCACCCTCTCCAACGTGTTCGGCGACCGCCCGGTGACCTTCGCCTCGGCACACCTCGGTCTGGCCGGGGACGGGGCCGCGGTGGTGCCCGGCACGAACCGGCCGGTGACCTTCGGGGGCGCCGACGAGGTCACCGTCGCCCCGGGCACCGAGGTGCTCAGCGACCCGGTCGACGCGACGGTGCCGGCCGATACGACCCTCGCGGTGAGCTTCCACGTCGTCGGCGAGAGCGGCCCGATCACCGGGCACGACGTGGCCACGCAGACCTCCTACGTCTCCGGGACGGCCGGCGACGACGTGGCCGGCCAGGAGTCGGGCACGTCGTTCACGACGCAGATCTCCAGCTGGTACTGGGTCGAGAGCGTCGTCGTCGAGAAGCCCCGCCGGGTCAGGACCGCGGTGCTCTTCGGCGACTCGATCACCGACGGCAACGGCTCCACGGTCGGAGCCAACCGGCGCTACCCCGACGTGCTGGCCGACCGGGTGGCGACGAGCCGGTTCGCCGGCCGGTTCGGGGTGATGAACGAGGGTATCTCCGCCAACCGCGTCCTGGCCGACAGCTCCGGCGGGGAGCGTGCTCTGGACCGCTTCCGCCGAGATGTGCTCGAGCAGCCCGGGGTCGCCACGGTCGTGGTGCTGGCGGGCATCAACGACATCCGCTGGGACCAGGCCGACGAGGCCTCCGACCTGATCGTCGCCTACCGCGACCTGATCGCGCAGGCGCACGCGGAGGACGTCTGCGTCGTGGGCGCGACCCTGACGCCGTACGAGGGTGGCAGCCGCTACACCCCCGCGCGCGACCGGATCCGGGCCGCGGTCAACGACTGGATCAGGACCTCCGGTGAGTTCGACGGTGTCGCCGACTTCGACGCCGCCACCCGTGACCCGGCTCGGCCGGCACGGTTCCTTCCCGCGTACGACTCCGGGGACCATCTCCACCCCGGCGACGCCGGCTATGCGGCGATGGCAGAGGCGGTCGACCTGTCGTTGCTGGACTGCGACCGCTGAGCGGTCAGCGCCGCCCGACGAGCACGCAGAGCGTGATCGCCGACAGTGCCAGCGAGATGGTGGCGCCGGCCGCGTTGGGGGCGAACAATGCCGGGATGCTGACCAGCCCGGCGATGTCGAAGCCGCGGACGGCATTGGTGAACAGCGTGACCGGCATGGCGCCCATCGGGGTCGAGACCATCGCCGAGGCGTAGTCCGGAGGTGGCGCGGCCAGCCACCGGGTCAGCGCCGCCAGCGCGCCGAGTCCGACAGCGGGTGCCAGGAGCGGGTGCGGGAGCGCCCACAGAGAGCCCAGGCCGTACGCGAGCAGCAGCGCCATCGGCACCACGAGCGCGCCGGCCCTCAGCTGCCAGGACCGGGCGCCCAGCAGCCGGACCAGGCCGCCCGAGCGGGACAGCACCCGCAGGCCGGCACCGAGCGGGACGGCCGCCCAGAACCCGAGCACCACCATCACCGGCACCATCAGGGCACCGGCCCCGGCCTCGGCGAGCGCGTACGCCGGCACGACCGCTGCCGCCAGGACCAGCACGCGCACTGGTGCCCGGCGCAGCCTGATGAGATCAGCGGTGACCAGTGCGAGCGGCCCCCGCGGTCCCCACGGACGGCGGGACCGGACGACAGCGCGCTGCCTGCTGGTGTGCTGCAGGACGACATCGTAGGCCAGAGCGGTGTCGAGGCCGGCGAGCGCACCGGAGAGGCCGTTGGCCAACCCGTGCCCGCGGGTCAGCTCGCGGCGCCGTAGGCGCCCGAGACGACGGTGGCCGAGCGCAGCCACCGAGCCCGCGAGAGGCGTCAGCGCGGCGGGCGCCAGCCACCACCACGCGCTGGCGGGTGGCGCGAACCCGCTCGTGATCCCGGCTGCCACCCCGGCCAGAGCGGCGAGGGCAGCGAGCGCGGCGATCGGACCGATCATCCGCCAGGCCGAACGGGTTCGGGACTGGGCGACGGCGCCGCCTGCGTACGTCATCGACCCGAGCGCCGCGGCGGCGAGCGCCAGGGCGCCGACGGTCGTCAGCGCCCACCCGGCCGTGACGGCGGCGAGGGCCGCCGGGACCGCCGCGGTCGCAGCAGCGAGAAGCACCATCGCCCAGTACTGCCGCCACAGCCACCGGCCGCGGTCCACCGGCGTCGAGAGCACCATCGCCGAGGTCGCCGGAGACGACATGAGCGGCCCCAGGAGCCGCAGCACCGCGGCGCCCAGCGCCAGCCAGATCAAGACGACGAGCACCGGCCCCGCGGTGCGCGTGCCGACGCAGGTCTCGCTCGCGCAGACGGCGACAGCCTGCCCGGCGTTGACGACCGCGCTCACCAGCCCCGAGCCGAAGATGAGGACCGTGAGCAGAGCGAGGTACGCCTGGTAGAGGATCTCTCCCCACGGCGCCGTGACCCGCCCGCGACGCCAGGATCGGATCAGCCCGCGGATCTCGGCGGGTGTCGGCGGGAGGGTGCTGGCGTCCACGCCCCGGTGGGTGCTCATTCGGTGATCATTCGGCGCTGGCCGGGGAGCCGAGGCGGACGACCTCGTCGGCCACGGCCTCGATGAGCGCCGGCTGATGGCTGGCGAACAGGATCCCGACCCCAGCCTCCTTCTCGCGCGCGAGCAGCCCGGCGAGCCAGAGCGCGCCGTCGGCGTCGAGCCGCTGCTCGGGCTCGTCGAGCAGGAGGAGCCGACGCGGCCGCACCAGCATCGAGGCGAGGCCGAGCCGCTGGCGCTGCCCCGAGGAGAGCGATCCGGGCAGCTGGCTCGCCTGGCCGGTCAGGCCCACCTCGTCGAGCACACGGTCGACGGTGCCCGTCGGATCCTCGACCCGATGGGCGTGCGCGACGAGGTCGAGGTGCTCGACCACCGCGAGGTCGGGGAAGAGATCCAGGTCGTCGAGGAGCGTAGCGACGTCGCGGCGGACCCGCGCGGACCGCTCGTCGTAGGACTCGTCATCGAGCAGGACCTCGCCGGCCGTCGGCTGATCGGCACCGGCGACGCACCGCAGCAGGGTCGACTTGCCCGACCCGTTCGCGCCGGTGAGCGCGATCGCCTGACCGGGCTCGAGGACGAGGTCGATCCCGTCGAGGACCGCGTTCTCCCCGTAGGTCCTGCTGAGCCCGGAGACTTTCAGCAAGGTCATCGGAGCGCGGTGATGCCCCAGGAGACCTCGAGACGCTCGTCGGGAGCGAGCTCGATCAGGTCGGTGCCCGAGTTGAAAGCGTCCGGGGGAGCGGTCATCGGCTCGACCGCGAGGCTGCCTCGCGCGGGTGACTGGTCGTCGGCGCTGTAGACCATCAGCCACGGGTGGCGCTCGTCGACCCAGAGCTCGACGCCACCGTCCGGTCCTTGGATGGTGACCCTTGCCCGCCCGTCATCGTCGCGGTCGAGATCGGTGAAGGCGTGGTCGAGCACGACGTCGCCGATGGTCTTGGCGGAGGTGAAGTCGTAGGCCGTCGACGCTGTCGCCTCGCTCGCCGTGGGCAGCTTGCGCTCGGGATCCGACAGCACGCGGGTGCGGGCCGGGAGGGTGAGGGTCCAGGCGTCGACCGGGCCGGCGCCGACGGCGAGATACGGGTGGGCACCGGAGGCGTACGGCGCAGGGGAGTCGGCGTGGTTGGTCGCGGACTGGGTCACCGTGAGGCCGTCGGGCCCGATCGCGTACGTCACCTCCAGGTCGAGCGTCCAGGGGTAGCCGCTCTGCGCCATCAGCCGGGTCGCGAGGGTGACCGAGCTCTTGGACTCCTCGATGGGCAGCCACTGCGCCCACCGCACCAGCCCGTGGGAGGCGTTGTTGCGCGAGGCCTCGGTGAGCCCGAGCTGGTAGCTCTTCCCGGCGAACTCGTAGCGGCCGTCGCGGATCCGGTTGGGCCACGGCGCCAGCAGCTGTCCCTTGCCACCGCTGGACTGCTCGTCGTCGCCGAAACCGGCGACCAGCTCCCGCCCCTCGTAGGACAGCAGCCGCAGCGCGCCACCACTCTCCGTCACCGTCGCGGTGTAGCCCCCGCCGTCGATCGTGAACTGCTCTCCACTCGGTCTAAGCACGTACACAGGCTATCCAGGGGCCGGAGCCGTCCCGGTCGACGGGCCGGGCTAGGTCGCCACGATGATGTCGGCGCGGGCGGCGGTCTGGTCGCGGGCGAAGTGTTCGGTCTCGGCCGCCGCCCAGGCTTCCCAGTGGGGCGCGAAGGTGTCGCCGTCGCGGTCGATGCCGCGTCGCCGTCGCTCGTCCTCG
Coding sequences within:
- a CDS encoding ABC transporter ATP-binding protein → MTLLKVSGLSRTYGENAVLDGIDLVLEPGQAIALTGANGSGKSTLLRCVAGADQPTAGEVLLDDESYDERSARVRRDVATLLDDLDLFPDLAVVEHLDLVAHAHRVEDPTGTVDRVLDEVGLTGQASQLPGSLSSGQRQRLGLASMLVRPRRLLLLDEPEQRLDADGALWLAGLLAREKEAGVGILFASHQPALIEAVADEVVRLGSPASAE
- a CDS encoding aldose 1-epimerase family protein, translating into MLRPSGEQFTIDGGGYTATVTESGGALRLLSYEGRELVAGFGDDEQSSGGKGQLLAPWPNRIRDGRYEFAGKSYQLGLTEASRNNASHGLVRWAQWLPIEESKSSVTLATRLMAQSGYPWTLDLEVTYAIGPDGLTVTQSATNHADSPAPYASGAHPYLAVGAGPVDAWTLTLPARTRVLSDPERKLPTASEATASTAYDFTSAKTIGDVVLDHAFTDLDRDDDGRARVTIQGPDGGVELWVDERHPWLMVYSADDQSPARGSLAVEPMTAPPDAFNSGTDLIELAPDERLEVSWGITALR